One Cuculus canorus isolate bCucCan1 chromosome 1, bCucCan1.pri, whole genome shotgun sequence DNA segment encodes these proteins:
- the MDM1 gene encoding nuclear protein MDM1 isoform X1, translating to MPARCRGLSEYKRNFKWKTPEFCSPSQQQKSLWAGLRSDQFGITREPNFISKRRVPYYDPQISKSFEWTADCDLNDPHETEALRTEELHTDHNNNDVNRENIEAPEGPRPPPKVQSHSVDSRGETALVLAENNMKRSPSAAPPNQKEAFLSPKKELEKMGNGLHRVFQRKAGMNISHLNTFPRNSEYQSQFVWKSPHEKSPILAAEQAYTSKSIPPFKTPAITSETAYERNFRESSPVKDPQERGGSEEKEVPAHEQSKREEPFQKPAEDAAKQGKSEQKHPKQKNKQHISPKPLSLHTSRGKMNTEYRSKFLSPAQYFYKDGVWSRSRSKVPNQASQNTLNSMWYMEVRELRERAKAYRQRVEGTHFSRYHLNQILSDNNSLWDVSSTSSSEEGISNNIRALDLAGVSEKETTPSPKMLQQPDSGEQPHQDSTEKKEMSDALTVPVKRRLVWGEHEGTEERKNRQSTEEELKQDEQAAVVAQQLEGNNTDANEDKKIEGENALVLNSAAESHSSSVSSRAGGRLPTPELRALGGAQRTHHDLTTPAVGGAVLVSPPKSKSSSSQRRMRGLGTDISSAKPDARGASKRRSFRPDVAVEAVSLLTSPPAGLGTSDPLPLRQDQQHPDSASGQQAPLASAHREHSSVPPLLKSAKSCSMPYWSSSRRIQGTLKDPEFQHNGNVGNPKMRSFQLPLQERNYNDEDDRLSQISARSAASSSLASQILERAQKRKDFWGKT from the exons GGACTGAGTGAGTACAAGAGAAACTTCAAATGGAAAACTCCAGAGTTTTGTAGCCCATCACAACAGCAGAAATCCTTGTGGGCAGGACTTCGGTCGGATCAGTTTG GAATCACACGAGAACCAAACTTCATTTCCAAGAGAAGGGTACCTTACTATGATCCACAGATTTCAAAGTCCTTTGAATGGACAGCAGATTGTGATTTGAATGACCCACATGAAACCGAAGCTCTTAGGACTGAAGAGTTGCACACGGACCACAACAACAATGATGTGAATCGGGAAAATATTGAAGCACCAGAAGGacccagaccccccccaaaagtTCAGTCACATTCGGTAGATTCTAGAGGTGAAACGGCTCTTGTCCTTGcagaaaacaacatgaaaagaTCACCCTCTGCAGCTCCACCAAAtcaaaaggaagcatttttgtctccaaaaaaagaattagaaaaaatgGGTAATGGG CTTCACAGAGTCTTTCAGAGGAAAGCAGGCATgaatatttcacatttaaataCTTTCCCCAGAAATTCTGAATATCAAAGCCAATTTGTTTGGAAGAGTCCTCATGAAAAGTCACCAATACTTGCAGCTGAACAG GCTTACACAAGTAAATCCATACCTCCATTTAAAACTCCTGCAATTACTTCTGAAACTGCATATGAGAGAAATTTCAGAGAGTCCTCTCCTGTTAAGGATCCACAAGAGAGAGGTggttcagaagagaaagaagttcCAGCTCATGAACAA AGTAAGAGGGAAGAGCCGTTTCAAAAGCCAGCAGAAGATGCAGCAAAACAAGGGaaatcagaacagaaacatcctaaacaaaaaaataagcaacatATCAGTCCAAAACCCCTCTCTTTACATACAAGTCGTGG GAAAATGAACACTGAATATAGGTCAAAATTTTTGTCTCCAGCACAGTATTTCTACAAGGATGGAGTTTGGTCTCGTAGTAGGAGTAAAGTTCCCAACCAG GCATCTCAAAACACCCTAAATTCCATGTGGTATATGGAG GTGAGAGAACTTAGAGAAAGAGCAAAGGCTTACAGACAACGAGTGGAGGGAACACACTTCTCCCGGTATCATCTCAATCAGATCCTGTCCGATAATAATAGTCTTTGGGATGTGTCTTCAACTTCCAGTTCAGAAGAAGGCATCAGCAACAACATCAGAGCACTAGATCTTGCTGG aGTTTCTGAAAAAGAGACTACACCAAGCCCCAAAATGCTGCAGCAACCCGACTCCGGAGAACAGCCACACCAGGACAgcactgagaagaaagaaatgtcagaTGCTTTAACTGTTCCAGTCAAAAGGCGTTTAGTTTGGGGTGAACATGAAGGtactgaagaaaggaagaatcgGCAATCAACAGAGGAGGAATTAAAACAGGATGAACAGGCTGCAGTTGTGGCTCAGCAGTTAGAAGGAAACAATACAGATGCCAATGAAGATAAGAAAATTGAAGG TGAGAATGCCCTGGTATTGAATTCTGCAGCTGAGTCACATTCTTCTTCTGTATCCTCGAGGGCAGGCGGAAGGCTTCCTACTCCAGAGCTGAGAGCACTTGGTGGAGCTCAGAGGACTCATCATGATCTCACTACCCCGGCTGTTG GAGGTGCGGTTCTGGTGTCTCCTCCTAAATCCAAGTCTTCATCTTCACAGAGGAGAATGCGCGGTTTAGGAACAGACATTTCTTCAGCTAAGCCAGATGCAAGAGGAGCTTCAAAAAGAAGGTCATTCCGG CCTGATGTGGCAGTGGAAGCTGTTTCACTCCTTACCTCTCCACCTGCTGGACTGGGAACTTCAGATCCTCTGCCACTTAGGCAGGATCAGCAGCATCCTGACAGTGCTTCTGGTCAGCAAGCTCCTCTTGCTTCAGCCCATCGAGAACATTCCTCTGTACCTCCTCTGCTGAAGTCAGCCAAAAGCTGCTCTATGCCTTACTGGAGTTCCTCTCGTCGTATACAAGGGACTCTCAAGGATCCAGAATTCCAGCATAATG
- the MDM1 gene encoding nuclear protein MDM1 isoform X4 codes for MPARCRGLSEYKRNFKWKTPEFCSPSQQQKSLWAGLRSDQFGITREPNFISKRRVPYYDPQISKSFEWTADCDLNDPHETEALRTEELHTDHNNNDVNRENIEAPEGPRPPPKVQSHSVDSRGETALVLAENNMKRSPSAAPPNQKEAFLSPKKELEKMGNGLHRVFQRKAGMNISHLNTFPRNSEYQSQFVWKSPHEKSPILAAEQAYTSKSIPPFKTPAITSETAYERNFRESSPVKDPQERGGSEEKEVPAHEQVNTFLKENSQYFYKDGVWSRSRSKVPNQVRELRERAKAYRQRVEGTHFSRYHLNQILSDNNSLWDVSSTSSSEEGISNNIRALDLAGVSEKETTPSPKMLQQPDSGEQPHQDSTEKKEMSDALTVPVKRRLVWGEHEGTEERKNRQSTEEELKQDEQAAVVAQQLEGNNTDANEDKKIEGENALVLNSAAESHSSSVSSRAGGRLPTPELRALGGAQRTHHDLTTPAVGGAVLVSPPKSKSSSSQRRMRGLGTDISSAKPDARGASKRRSFRPDVAVEAVSLLTSPPAGLGTSDPLPLRQDQQHPDSASGQQAPLASAHREHSSVPPLLKSAKSCSMPYWSSSRRIQGTLKDPEFQHNGNVGNPKMRSFQLPLQERNYNDEDDRLSQISARSAASSSLASQILERAQKRKDFWGKT; via the exons GGACTGAGTGAGTACAAGAGAAACTTCAAATGGAAAACTCCAGAGTTTTGTAGCCCATCACAACAGCAGAAATCCTTGTGGGCAGGACTTCGGTCGGATCAGTTTG GAATCACACGAGAACCAAACTTCATTTCCAAGAGAAGGGTACCTTACTATGATCCACAGATTTCAAAGTCCTTTGAATGGACAGCAGATTGTGATTTGAATGACCCACATGAAACCGAAGCTCTTAGGACTGAAGAGTTGCACACGGACCACAACAACAATGATGTGAATCGGGAAAATATTGAAGCACCAGAAGGacccagaccccccccaaaagtTCAGTCACATTCGGTAGATTCTAGAGGTGAAACGGCTCTTGTCCTTGcagaaaacaacatgaaaagaTCACCCTCTGCAGCTCCACCAAAtcaaaaggaagcatttttgtctccaaaaaaagaattagaaaaaatgGGTAATGGG CTTCACAGAGTCTTTCAGAGGAAAGCAGGCATgaatatttcacatttaaataCTTTCCCCAGAAATTCTGAATATCAAAGCCAATTTGTTTGGAAGAGTCCTCATGAAAAGTCACCAATACTTGCAGCTGAACAG GCTTACACAAGTAAATCCATACCTCCATTTAAAACTCCTGCAATTACTTCTGAAACTGCATATGAGAGAAATTTCAGAGAGTCCTCTCCTGTTAAGGATCCACAAGAGAGAGGTggttcagaagagaaagaagttcCAGCTCATGAACAAGTAAATACTTTcctaaaagaaaact CACAGTATTTCTACAAGGATGGAGTTTGGTCTCGTAGTAGGAGTAAAGTTCCCAACCAG GTGAGAGAACTTAGAGAAAGAGCAAAGGCTTACAGACAACGAGTGGAGGGAACACACTTCTCCCGGTATCATCTCAATCAGATCCTGTCCGATAATAATAGTCTTTGGGATGTGTCTTCAACTTCCAGTTCAGAAGAAGGCATCAGCAACAACATCAGAGCACTAGATCTTGCTGG aGTTTCTGAAAAAGAGACTACACCAAGCCCCAAAATGCTGCAGCAACCCGACTCCGGAGAACAGCCACACCAGGACAgcactgagaagaaagaaatgtcagaTGCTTTAACTGTTCCAGTCAAAAGGCGTTTAGTTTGGGGTGAACATGAAGGtactgaagaaaggaagaatcgGCAATCAACAGAGGAGGAATTAAAACAGGATGAACAGGCTGCAGTTGTGGCTCAGCAGTTAGAAGGAAACAATACAGATGCCAATGAAGATAAGAAAATTGAAGG TGAGAATGCCCTGGTATTGAATTCTGCAGCTGAGTCACATTCTTCTTCTGTATCCTCGAGGGCAGGCGGAAGGCTTCCTACTCCAGAGCTGAGAGCACTTGGTGGAGCTCAGAGGACTCATCATGATCTCACTACCCCGGCTGTTG GAGGTGCGGTTCTGGTGTCTCCTCCTAAATCCAAGTCTTCATCTTCACAGAGGAGAATGCGCGGTTTAGGAACAGACATTTCTTCAGCTAAGCCAGATGCAAGAGGAGCTTCAAAAAGAAGGTCATTCCGG CCTGATGTGGCAGTGGAAGCTGTTTCACTCCTTACCTCTCCACCTGCTGGACTGGGAACTTCAGATCCTCTGCCACTTAGGCAGGATCAGCAGCATCCTGACAGTGCTTCTGGTCAGCAAGCTCCTCTTGCTTCAGCCCATCGAGAACATTCCTCTGTACCTCCTCTGCTGAAGTCAGCCAAAAGCTGCTCTATGCCTTACTGGAGTTCCTCTCGTCGTATACAAGGGACTCTCAAGGATCCAGAATTCCAGCATAATG
- the MDM1 gene encoding nuclear protein MDM1 isoform X3, protein MPARCRGLSEYKRNFKWKTPEFCSPSQQQKSLWAGLRSDQFGITREPNFISKRRVPYYDPQISKSFEWTADCDLNDPHETEALRTEELHTDHNNNDVNRENIEAPEGPRPPPKVQSHSVDSRGETALVLAENNMKRSPSAAPPNQKEAFLSPKKELEKMGNGLHRVFQRKAGMNISHLNTFPRNSEYQSQFVWKSPHEKSPILAAEQAYTSKSIPPFKTPAITSETAYERNFRESSPVKDPQERGGSEEKEVPAHEQVNTFLKENSQYFYKDGVWSRSRSKVPNQASQNTLNSMWYMEVRELRERAKAYRQRVEGTHFSRYHLNQILSDNNSLWDVSSTSSSEEGISNNIRALDLAGVSEKETTPSPKMLQQPDSGEQPHQDSTEKKEMSDALTVPVKRRLVWGEHEGTEERKNRQSTEEELKQDEQAAVVAQQLEGNNTDANEDKKIEGENALVLNSAAESHSSSVSSRAGGRLPTPELRALGGAQRTHHDLTTPAVGGAVLVSPPKSKSSSSQRRMRGLGTDISSAKPDARGASKRRSFRPDVAVEAVSLLTSPPAGLGTSDPLPLRQDQQHPDSASGQQAPLASAHREHSSVPPLLKSAKSCSMPYWSSSRRIQGTLKDPEFQHNGNVGNPKMRSFQLPLQERNYNDEDDRLSQISARSAASSSLASQILERAQKRKDFWGKT, encoded by the exons GGACTGAGTGAGTACAAGAGAAACTTCAAATGGAAAACTCCAGAGTTTTGTAGCCCATCACAACAGCAGAAATCCTTGTGGGCAGGACTTCGGTCGGATCAGTTTG GAATCACACGAGAACCAAACTTCATTTCCAAGAGAAGGGTACCTTACTATGATCCACAGATTTCAAAGTCCTTTGAATGGACAGCAGATTGTGATTTGAATGACCCACATGAAACCGAAGCTCTTAGGACTGAAGAGTTGCACACGGACCACAACAACAATGATGTGAATCGGGAAAATATTGAAGCACCAGAAGGacccagaccccccccaaaagtTCAGTCACATTCGGTAGATTCTAGAGGTGAAACGGCTCTTGTCCTTGcagaaaacaacatgaaaagaTCACCCTCTGCAGCTCCACCAAAtcaaaaggaagcatttttgtctccaaaaaaagaattagaaaaaatgGGTAATGGG CTTCACAGAGTCTTTCAGAGGAAAGCAGGCATgaatatttcacatttaaataCTTTCCCCAGAAATTCTGAATATCAAAGCCAATTTGTTTGGAAGAGTCCTCATGAAAAGTCACCAATACTTGCAGCTGAACAG GCTTACACAAGTAAATCCATACCTCCATTTAAAACTCCTGCAATTACTTCTGAAACTGCATATGAGAGAAATTTCAGAGAGTCCTCTCCTGTTAAGGATCCACAAGAGAGAGGTggttcagaagagaaagaagttcCAGCTCATGAACAAGTAAATACTTTcctaaaagaaaact CACAGTATTTCTACAAGGATGGAGTTTGGTCTCGTAGTAGGAGTAAAGTTCCCAACCAG GCATCTCAAAACACCCTAAATTCCATGTGGTATATGGAG GTGAGAGAACTTAGAGAAAGAGCAAAGGCTTACAGACAACGAGTGGAGGGAACACACTTCTCCCGGTATCATCTCAATCAGATCCTGTCCGATAATAATAGTCTTTGGGATGTGTCTTCAACTTCCAGTTCAGAAGAAGGCATCAGCAACAACATCAGAGCACTAGATCTTGCTGG aGTTTCTGAAAAAGAGACTACACCAAGCCCCAAAATGCTGCAGCAACCCGACTCCGGAGAACAGCCACACCAGGACAgcactgagaagaaagaaatgtcagaTGCTTTAACTGTTCCAGTCAAAAGGCGTTTAGTTTGGGGTGAACATGAAGGtactgaagaaaggaagaatcgGCAATCAACAGAGGAGGAATTAAAACAGGATGAACAGGCTGCAGTTGTGGCTCAGCAGTTAGAAGGAAACAATACAGATGCCAATGAAGATAAGAAAATTGAAGG TGAGAATGCCCTGGTATTGAATTCTGCAGCTGAGTCACATTCTTCTTCTGTATCCTCGAGGGCAGGCGGAAGGCTTCCTACTCCAGAGCTGAGAGCACTTGGTGGAGCTCAGAGGACTCATCATGATCTCACTACCCCGGCTGTTG GAGGTGCGGTTCTGGTGTCTCCTCCTAAATCCAAGTCTTCATCTTCACAGAGGAGAATGCGCGGTTTAGGAACAGACATTTCTTCAGCTAAGCCAGATGCAAGAGGAGCTTCAAAAAGAAGGTCATTCCGG CCTGATGTGGCAGTGGAAGCTGTTTCACTCCTTACCTCTCCACCTGCTGGACTGGGAACTTCAGATCCTCTGCCACTTAGGCAGGATCAGCAGCATCCTGACAGTGCTTCTGGTCAGCAAGCTCCTCTTGCTTCAGCCCATCGAGAACATTCCTCTGTACCTCCTCTGCTGAAGTCAGCCAAAAGCTGCTCTATGCCTTACTGGAGTTCCTCTCGTCGTATACAAGGGACTCTCAAGGATCCAGAATTCCAGCATAATG
- the MDM1 gene encoding nuclear protein MDM1 isoform X2: MPARCRGLSEYKRNFKWKTPEFCSPSQQQKSLWAGLRSDQFGITREPNFISKRRVPYYDPQISKSFEWTADCDLNDPHETEALRTEELHTDHNNNDVNRENIEAPEGPRPPPKVQSHSVDSRGETALVLAENNMKRSPSAAPPNQKEAFLSPKKELEKMGNGLHRVFQRKAGMNISHLNTFPRNSEYQSQFVWKSPHEKSPILAAEQAYTSKSIPPFKTPAITSETAYERNFRESSPVKDPQERGGSEEKEVPAHEQSKREEPFQKPAEDAAKQGKSEQKHPKQKNKQHISPKPLSLHTSRGKMNTEYRSKFLSPAQYFYKDGVWSRSRSKVPNQVRELRERAKAYRQRVEGTHFSRYHLNQILSDNNSLWDVSSTSSSEEGISNNIRALDLAGVSEKETTPSPKMLQQPDSGEQPHQDSTEKKEMSDALTVPVKRRLVWGEHEGTEERKNRQSTEEELKQDEQAAVVAQQLEGNNTDANEDKKIEGENALVLNSAAESHSSSVSSRAGGRLPTPELRALGGAQRTHHDLTTPAVGGAVLVSPPKSKSSSSQRRMRGLGTDISSAKPDARGASKRRSFRPDVAVEAVSLLTSPPAGLGTSDPLPLRQDQQHPDSASGQQAPLASAHREHSSVPPLLKSAKSCSMPYWSSSRRIQGTLKDPEFQHNGNVGNPKMRSFQLPLQERNYNDEDDRLSQISARSAASSSLASQILERAQKRKDFWGKT; this comes from the exons GGACTGAGTGAGTACAAGAGAAACTTCAAATGGAAAACTCCAGAGTTTTGTAGCCCATCACAACAGCAGAAATCCTTGTGGGCAGGACTTCGGTCGGATCAGTTTG GAATCACACGAGAACCAAACTTCATTTCCAAGAGAAGGGTACCTTACTATGATCCACAGATTTCAAAGTCCTTTGAATGGACAGCAGATTGTGATTTGAATGACCCACATGAAACCGAAGCTCTTAGGACTGAAGAGTTGCACACGGACCACAACAACAATGATGTGAATCGGGAAAATATTGAAGCACCAGAAGGacccagaccccccccaaaagtTCAGTCACATTCGGTAGATTCTAGAGGTGAAACGGCTCTTGTCCTTGcagaaaacaacatgaaaagaTCACCCTCTGCAGCTCCACCAAAtcaaaaggaagcatttttgtctccaaaaaaagaattagaaaaaatgGGTAATGGG CTTCACAGAGTCTTTCAGAGGAAAGCAGGCATgaatatttcacatttaaataCTTTCCCCAGAAATTCTGAATATCAAAGCCAATTTGTTTGGAAGAGTCCTCATGAAAAGTCACCAATACTTGCAGCTGAACAG GCTTACACAAGTAAATCCATACCTCCATTTAAAACTCCTGCAATTACTTCTGAAACTGCATATGAGAGAAATTTCAGAGAGTCCTCTCCTGTTAAGGATCCACAAGAGAGAGGTggttcagaagagaaagaagttcCAGCTCATGAACAA AGTAAGAGGGAAGAGCCGTTTCAAAAGCCAGCAGAAGATGCAGCAAAACAAGGGaaatcagaacagaaacatcctaaacaaaaaaataagcaacatATCAGTCCAAAACCCCTCTCTTTACATACAAGTCGTGG GAAAATGAACACTGAATATAGGTCAAAATTTTTGTCTCCAGCACAGTATTTCTACAAGGATGGAGTTTGGTCTCGTAGTAGGAGTAAAGTTCCCAACCAG GTGAGAGAACTTAGAGAAAGAGCAAAGGCTTACAGACAACGAGTGGAGGGAACACACTTCTCCCGGTATCATCTCAATCAGATCCTGTCCGATAATAATAGTCTTTGGGATGTGTCTTCAACTTCCAGTTCAGAAGAAGGCATCAGCAACAACATCAGAGCACTAGATCTTGCTGG aGTTTCTGAAAAAGAGACTACACCAAGCCCCAAAATGCTGCAGCAACCCGACTCCGGAGAACAGCCACACCAGGACAgcactgagaagaaagaaatgtcagaTGCTTTAACTGTTCCAGTCAAAAGGCGTTTAGTTTGGGGTGAACATGAAGGtactgaagaaaggaagaatcgGCAATCAACAGAGGAGGAATTAAAACAGGATGAACAGGCTGCAGTTGTGGCTCAGCAGTTAGAAGGAAACAATACAGATGCCAATGAAGATAAGAAAATTGAAGG TGAGAATGCCCTGGTATTGAATTCTGCAGCTGAGTCACATTCTTCTTCTGTATCCTCGAGGGCAGGCGGAAGGCTTCCTACTCCAGAGCTGAGAGCACTTGGTGGAGCTCAGAGGACTCATCATGATCTCACTACCCCGGCTGTTG GAGGTGCGGTTCTGGTGTCTCCTCCTAAATCCAAGTCTTCATCTTCACAGAGGAGAATGCGCGGTTTAGGAACAGACATTTCTTCAGCTAAGCCAGATGCAAGAGGAGCTTCAAAAAGAAGGTCATTCCGG CCTGATGTGGCAGTGGAAGCTGTTTCACTCCTTACCTCTCCACCTGCTGGACTGGGAACTTCAGATCCTCTGCCACTTAGGCAGGATCAGCAGCATCCTGACAGTGCTTCTGGTCAGCAAGCTCCTCTTGCTTCAGCCCATCGAGAACATTCCTCTGTACCTCCTCTGCTGAAGTCAGCCAAAAGCTGCTCTATGCCTTACTGGAGTTCCTCTCGTCGTATACAAGGGACTCTCAAGGATCCAGAATTCCAGCATAATG
- the MDM1 gene encoding nuclear protein MDM1 isoform X5 produces the protein MKRSPSAAPPNQKEAFLSPKKELEKMGNGLHRVFQRKAGMNISHLNTFPRNSEYQSQFVWKSPHEKSPILAAEQAYTSKSIPPFKTPAITSETAYERNFRESSPVKDPQERGGSEEKEVPAHEQSKREEPFQKPAEDAAKQGKSEQKHPKQKNKQHISPKPLSLHTSRGKMNTEYRSKFLSPAQYFYKDGVWSRSRSKVPNQASQNTLNSMWYMEVRELRERAKAYRQRVEGTHFSRYHLNQILSDNNSLWDVSSTSSSEEGISNNIRALDLAGVSEKETTPSPKMLQQPDSGEQPHQDSTEKKEMSDALTVPVKRRLVWGEHEGTEERKNRQSTEEELKQDEQAAVVAQQLEGNNTDANEDKKIEGENALVLNSAAESHSSSVSSRAGGRLPTPELRALGGAQRTHHDLTTPAVGGAVLVSPPKSKSSSSQRRMRGLGTDISSAKPDARGASKRRSFRPDVAVEAVSLLTSPPAGLGTSDPLPLRQDQQHPDSASGQQAPLASAHREHSSVPPLLKSAKSCSMPYWSSSRRIQGTLKDPEFQHNGNVGNPKMRSFQLPLQERNYNDEDDRLSQISARSAASSSLASQILERAQKRKDFWGKT, from the exons atgaaaagaTCACCCTCTGCAGCTCCACCAAAtcaaaaggaagcatttttgtctccaaaaaaagaattagaaaaaatgGGTAATGGG CTTCACAGAGTCTTTCAGAGGAAAGCAGGCATgaatatttcacatttaaataCTTTCCCCAGAAATTCTGAATATCAAAGCCAATTTGTTTGGAAGAGTCCTCATGAAAAGTCACCAATACTTGCAGCTGAACAG GCTTACACAAGTAAATCCATACCTCCATTTAAAACTCCTGCAATTACTTCTGAAACTGCATATGAGAGAAATTTCAGAGAGTCCTCTCCTGTTAAGGATCCACAAGAGAGAGGTggttcagaagagaaagaagttcCAGCTCATGAACAA AGTAAGAGGGAAGAGCCGTTTCAAAAGCCAGCAGAAGATGCAGCAAAACAAGGGaaatcagaacagaaacatcctaaacaaaaaaataagcaacatATCAGTCCAAAACCCCTCTCTTTACATACAAGTCGTGG GAAAATGAACACTGAATATAGGTCAAAATTTTTGTCTCCAGCACAGTATTTCTACAAGGATGGAGTTTGGTCTCGTAGTAGGAGTAAAGTTCCCAACCAG GCATCTCAAAACACCCTAAATTCCATGTGGTATATGGAG GTGAGAGAACTTAGAGAAAGAGCAAAGGCTTACAGACAACGAGTGGAGGGAACACACTTCTCCCGGTATCATCTCAATCAGATCCTGTCCGATAATAATAGTCTTTGGGATGTGTCTTCAACTTCCAGTTCAGAAGAAGGCATCAGCAACAACATCAGAGCACTAGATCTTGCTGG aGTTTCTGAAAAAGAGACTACACCAAGCCCCAAAATGCTGCAGCAACCCGACTCCGGAGAACAGCCACACCAGGACAgcactgagaagaaagaaatgtcagaTGCTTTAACTGTTCCAGTCAAAAGGCGTTTAGTTTGGGGTGAACATGAAGGtactgaagaaaggaagaatcgGCAATCAACAGAGGAGGAATTAAAACAGGATGAACAGGCTGCAGTTGTGGCTCAGCAGTTAGAAGGAAACAATACAGATGCCAATGAAGATAAGAAAATTGAAGG TGAGAATGCCCTGGTATTGAATTCTGCAGCTGAGTCACATTCTTCTTCTGTATCCTCGAGGGCAGGCGGAAGGCTTCCTACTCCAGAGCTGAGAGCACTTGGTGGAGCTCAGAGGACTCATCATGATCTCACTACCCCGGCTGTTG GAGGTGCGGTTCTGGTGTCTCCTCCTAAATCCAAGTCTTCATCTTCACAGAGGAGAATGCGCGGTTTAGGAACAGACATTTCTTCAGCTAAGCCAGATGCAAGAGGAGCTTCAAAAAGAAGGTCATTCCGG CCTGATGTGGCAGTGGAAGCTGTTTCACTCCTTACCTCTCCACCTGCTGGACTGGGAACTTCAGATCCTCTGCCACTTAGGCAGGATCAGCAGCATCCTGACAGTGCTTCTGGTCAGCAAGCTCCTCTTGCTTCAGCCCATCGAGAACATTCCTCTGTACCTCCTCTGCTGAAGTCAGCCAAAAGCTGCTCTATGCCTTACTGGAGTTCCTCTCGTCGTATACAAGGGACTCTCAAGGATCCAGAATTCCAGCATAATG